The Sporocytophaga myxococcoides genome includes a window with the following:
- a CDS encoding DEAD/DEAH box helicase — translation MSNLFENLKLNKQLINAIEDAGYEKPTEIQEKAIPQIMAGHDILGIAQTGTGKTAAYLLPLLMKIKYAQGMNPKALILAPTRELGIQINEEIKKLAKYTDIRTVAVFGGIGPKQQIEEIRKGVDVIVGTPGRFMDLYRAKELVVKEIKTLVLDEADKMMDMGFMPQIRQILEVVPTKRQNLLFSATMPSKVETLTEEFLEYPMKIEVAPQATTVEAIEQELYKVPNFKTKINLLGHLLRNQELTRVIIFVKTKETAENVFKFIERKIYSEVRVIHANKGQNTRINSIEAFKEGNVRILVGTDVAARGIDVSKVSHVINFDVPLIYEDYVHRVGRTGRASESGVAITFALPNETYHIEQIEKLIRKSISVKEIPEKVIIEDTPFEEKQGMDRELDDLKKRLNPEFKGAFHEKKHPRKDLPGRKDSGKKGTGQKGRKDAQAKSAGAKAKAGLKGKSAPKGKFKK, via the coding sequence ATGTCCAATTTATTTGAAAATTTAAAGCTTAATAAGCAACTAATTAACGCCATTGAAGATGCTGGTTATGAGAAACCAACTGAAATTCAGGAGAAGGCCATTCCACAAATTATGGCAGGGCATGATATTCTAGGTATCGCTCAGACCGGTACCGGCAAAACAGCTGCATACCTGTTGCCATTACTGATGAAAATAAAATATGCTCAGGGAATGAATCCTAAGGCATTGATCCTTGCCCCGACCAGAGAGCTGGGAATTCAGATAAATGAAGAAATTAAAAAGCTGGCGAAATATACTGATATCAGAACTGTAGCTGTCTTTGGGGGAATTGGTCCTAAGCAGCAAATTGAAGAAATCAGGAAAGGCGTAGATGTAATAGTCGGCACACCTGGAAGGTTTATGGACCTCTACAGGGCAAAAGAATTGGTTGTAAAAGAAATCAAGACACTCGTCCTGGATGAAGCGGACAAGATGATGGATATGGGTTTTATGCCACAAATAAGGCAAATCCTTGAAGTGGTACCGACGAAACGCCAAAACTTACTGTTCTCCGCAACTATGCCCTCTAAGGTTGAGACATTGACAGAAGAATTCCTCGAATATCCTATGAAAATAGAAGTAGCTCCTCAGGCTACTACTGTTGAAGCAATAGAACAGGAACTATATAAAGTTCCCAACTTTAAAACCAAAATAAATCTTCTTGGACATTTATTAAGAAATCAGGAATTAACCAGAGTCATCATTTTTGTGAAGACAAAAGAAACAGCTGAGAATGTTTTCAAATTCATAGAAAGAAAGATCTATTCTGAAGTCAGAGTTATTCATGCAAATAAAGGACAGAACACCCGTATCAATTCAATAGAAGCGTTTAAGGAAGGTAATGTAAGGATACTTGTGGGGACTGATGTCGCTGCAAGGGGAATAGATGTTTCCAAAGTTAGCCATGTAATCAATTTTGATGTGCCACTCATCTATGAAGATTATGTACATAGAGTAGGAAGGACTGGAAGGGCAAGTGAAAGTGGCGTGGCAATTACTTTTGCATTGCCAAATGAAACGTATCACATAGAGCAGATTGAAAAGCTGATACGTAAAAGTATTTCTGTCAAAGAAATTCCTGAGAAAGTAATTATAGAAGATACTCCATTTGAAGAAAAACAGGGAATGGATCGGGAATTGGATGACCTTAAAAAGAGACTCAATCCTGAGTTTAAAGGAGCATTCCATGAGAAAAAACATCCAAGGAAAGATTTGCCAGGAAGAAAGGATTCTGGTAAAAAAGGAACAGGGCAGAAAGGGAGAAAAGATGCTCAGGCAAAATCTGCAGGAGCCAAAGCCAAAGCCGGACTTAAAGGTAAGTCTGCACCAAAAGGGAAGTTTAAAAAATGA
- a CDS encoding 4Fe-4S dicluster domain-containing protein has product MTKPAYLENFSNPSLARKRASYIREITVSNLEKHLKDFETNFSKKGGHVIWCGTYNDVQNEIIRLAEKFSLKKFNISAKAALKLPQSLSGKLENLGLEIISKKNPVTEEKRVLSISEAGFLIAESGNAIITGEALNFFAAGQVTILVADINKVIPSGKDLPLFLDFFSSPEKPLEFQMLSGPLSPAHRLIVILIDGGKTDLLPDPLKRQLVSCIDCMQCVSVCPVNHTDQLIQFPVNSIITPDNVIQHPVYSCTLCGNCTLACPVKIDLQTLLIMKRKDVFAAESKKKHMLTKLFRFAMLKTNIGNKIGGKFKKLLLGYLVKKTWGKRGGLPDSTPRSFNQLWKVVNNYSTKKL; this is encoded by the coding sequence ATGACCAAACCTGCATATCTGGAGAACTTCAGCAATCCTTCCCTTGCCAGGAAAAGAGCGTCTTATATTAGAGAGATTACGGTTTCGAATCTTGAAAAACACCTCAAAGATTTCGAGACGAATTTTTCAAAAAAAGGTGGGCATGTGATCTGGTGTGGTACTTATAATGATGTCCAGAATGAAATCATAAGGCTTGCTGAAAAATTTTCTCTTAAAAAGTTTAACATTTCTGCTAAAGCAGCATTAAAGCTTCCTCAGAGTTTATCGGGCAAACTGGAAAATCTTGGTCTTGAAATAATCAGCAAAAAGAATCCGGTAACTGAAGAAAAACGGGTATTGAGTATTTCTGAAGCCGGATTTTTAATAGCCGAATCCGGCAATGCAATTATAACCGGCGAAGCTTTGAACTTCTTTGCGGCAGGTCAGGTAACTATACTTGTAGCGGACATAAACAAAGTGATTCCTTCAGGAAAAGACCTACCCCTTTTCCTTGATTTTTTTTCTTCACCAGAAAAGCCTCTGGAGTTCCAGATGCTGTCTGGCCCATTATCACCAGCACATAGACTTATTGTAATTCTGATCGACGGTGGCAAGACTGACCTCCTTCCGGATCCACTAAAAAGACAGCTTGTTTCTTGCATAGATTGTATGCAATGTGTTTCTGTTTGTCCTGTAAACCATACGGATCAACTAATCCAGTTTCCTGTCAATTCTATTATAACTCCTGATAATGTAATTCAACATCCAGTTTATTCCTGTACCCTTTGCGGTAATTGTACTCTTGCTTGTCCAGTTAAAATTGACCTTCAAACCTTATTAATCATGAAAAGGAAAGATGTCTTTGCTGCAGAGTCCAAAAAGAAACATATGCTGACAAAGCTCTTCAGATTTGCGATGCTCAAAACCAATATCGGCAATAAAATAGGTGGAAAATTTAAAAAGCTGCTTTTAGGATACCTTGTAAAGAAAACTTGGGGCAAGCGAGGAGGGCTCCCCGACTCAACCCCAAGATCTTTCAACCAGCTATGGAAAGTTGTTAATAATTATTCAACCAAAAAACTATAA
- the gcvP gene encoding aminomethyl-transferring glycine dehydrogenase — protein sequence MKINLNQKSGFNERHIGPSKNDQKEMLDLIGVKNLDQLINETIPESIRLKNDLNLPEPLTEFEFLKHFGSLANENKIYKSYIGLGYYACITPPVILRNILENPGWYTAYTPYQAEIAQGRLEALINYQTMITDLTGMELANASLLDEGTAAAEAMNLMHSGRTGSKKNANTFFVSENCFPQTIDVLKTRATPLGITLKIGDINTPEALSADIFGILLQYPDANGEVINYKNLTDAAHKQDIMVGVAADLLSLTLLTPPGEFGADVVVGSTQRFGVPMGYGGPHAAYFATKEEFKRSIPGRVIGASVDAQGKHAYRMALQTREQHIRREKATSNICTAQVLLAVIAGSYAVYHGPQGLRNIAFKVAGFTKLLNNSITDLGFNQSNKLFFDTLKIETGNLTDAVKKAAEAKEINFRYSETSTFITLDETVDVAALKDIISVFAEVKGKKAEDILSKLSVDVDISFPGLERTSSYLQHPVFNSYYSEHEMLRYLKRLENKDLSLVHSMISLGSCTMKLNATAEMMPITWEKIGQIHPFVPAAQAEGYRKIFTNLENWLSEITGFAGVSLQPNSGAQGEYAGLMVVRAYYQNKGETHRNVALIPSSAHGTNPATAVMAGMKVVTVKCDDKGNIDISDLRSKAEQYKDNLCVLMVTYPSTHGVFEEGIKEICQIIHDAGGQVYMDGANMNAQVGLTSPASIGADVCHLNLHKTFCIPHGGGGPGVGPIGVAAHLKPFLPGNPLVKTGGEKAIHAVSAAPWGSASILPISYAYIAMMGAEGLKSSTQHAILNANYIKARLEKFYPILYTNTKGRCAHEFILDCREFKHSVGVEVEDIAKRLMDYGFHAPTVSFPVPGTLMIEPTESESKEELDRFCEAMIQIREEIREIENGKADKVNNVLKHAPHTAEVIMADNWTRPYTREKAAFPIEWIRQRKFWPSVSRIDNAYGDRNLVCTCLPVEDYASHEEVVQ from the coding sequence ATGAAAATTAACCTTAACCAAAAATCAGGCTTTAACGAAAGACATATAGGACCTTCAAAAAATGATCAGAAGGAGATGCTGGATCTGATAGGTGTTAAAAATCTGGATCAGTTGATCAACGAAACTATCCCTGAGTCTATTCGCCTTAAAAATGACCTTAACCTTCCTGAACCACTAACTGAATTTGAATTCCTTAAACACTTTGGTTCCCTGGCAAATGAAAATAAAATTTATAAATCATATATTGGTTTAGGTTATTATGCCTGTATTACACCTCCAGTTATTCTGAGGAATATCCTGGAAAATCCGGGGTGGTATACCGCTTATACTCCATATCAGGCAGAGATCGCGCAGGGAAGACTGGAAGCATTGATCAACTATCAGACAATGATTACCGATCTGACCGGAATGGAGCTTGCAAACGCTTCCCTTCTTGATGAAGGAACAGCAGCTGCAGAAGCTATGAACCTCATGCATTCCGGAAGAACAGGTTCGAAAAAGAATGCAAATACTTTTTTCGTTTCGGAAAATTGTTTCCCTCAAACCATAGATGTTCTTAAAACCAGAGCTACTCCTCTTGGCATAACGCTTAAGATAGGAGATATCAATACACCAGAAGCTTTAAGCGCTGATATATTCGGTATATTGCTTCAATATCCTGATGCTAACGGTGAGGTTATTAATTATAAAAATCTTACTGATGCTGCGCATAAACAGGATATTATGGTTGGTGTGGCTGCAGATCTTCTGAGTCTTACACTCCTTACACCTCCGGGGGAATTTGGTGCTGACGTAGTCGTAGGCTCCACTCAGAGATTTGGGGTACCTATGGGATACGGCGGTCCACATGCTGCATATTTTGCTACTAAAGAAGAATTCAAAAGAAGTATACCAGGAAGAGTAATCGGGGCTTCAGTAGATGCTCAAGGTAAGCATGCCTACCGTATGGCTTTGCAAACAAGAGAGCAACATATAAGAAGAGAAAAAGCAACTTCAAACATCTGTACTGCTCAGGTGCTCCTTGCTGTAATAGCGGGCAGCTATGCTGTTTATCATGGGCCTCAAGGTTTAAGAAACATAGCGTTTAAGGTAGCAGGATTTACTAAGCTTCTGAATAATTCCATCACCGATTTAGGATTCAATCAATCAAACAAACTGTTTTTCGATACTCTGAAAATTGAAACAGGTAATTTGACTGATGCTGTAAAGAAGGCTGCAGAAGCAAAAGAAATCAACTTTCGTTATTCTGAAACCAGCACATTTATTACGCTTGATGAAACAGTAGACGTTGCAGCTCTTAAAGATATTATCTCTGTATTCGCAGAAGTAAAAGGGAAAAAGGCTGAAGATATTTTATCAAAACTTTCTGTTGACGTTGATATTTCTTTCCCCGGATTGGAAAGAACGTCATCTTACCTTCAACATCCTGTCTTCAACTCTTACTATTCTGAGCACGAAATGCTGAGGTATCTGAAGAGATTAGAAAATAAAGACCTTTCATTAGTTCATTCCATGATTTCATTGGGTTCATGTACTATGAAGCTGAATGCTACTGCGGAGATGATGCCCATAACCTGGGAAAAAATCGGTCAGATTCATCCATTTGTCCCAGCGGCTCAGGCTGAAGGGTATAGGAAGATCTTTACAAACCTTGAGAACTGGCTTTCTGAAATTACTGGTTTTGCAGGTGTTTCCTTACAGCCCAATTCAGGAGCCCAGGGAGAATATGCAGGCTTGATGGTCGTGAGAGCTTATTATCAAAACAAAGGAGAAACGCACAGAAACGTTGCGCTTATTCCTAGTTCTGCTCATGGTACAAACCCAGCTACTGCTGTCATGGCCGGTATGAAGGTGGTAACGGTGAAATGTGATGATAAAGGAAATATTGATATTTCTGATTTAAGAAGTAAAGCAGAGCAATACAAAGACAATCTTTGTGTATTGATGGTAACATACCCTTCTACACATGGTGTTTTTGAAGAAGGTATCAAAGAGATTTGCCAGATTATTCATGATGCAGGTGGCCAGGTTTATATGGATGGAGCAAATATGAATGCTCAGGTTGGTCTTACCAGTCCTGCCAGTATCGGGGCAGATGTATGTCATTTGAATCTGCATAAGACATTCTGTATACCGCACGGTGGTGGTGGTCCTGGTGTAGGTCCTATTGGAGTGGCAGCTCATCTGAAACCATTCCTTCCGGGAAACCCTCTGGTAAAAACTGGTGGTGAAAAAGCTATTCATGCAGTTTCCGCAGCTCCTTGGGGAAGTGCAAGTATATTACCTATTTCTTATGCTTATATAGCAATGATGGGAGCTGAGGGTTTAAAGAGCTCTACTCAGCATGCTATTCTGAATGCAAATTATATAAAGGCTAGATTGGAGAAATTCTATCCGATTCTATATACAAACACCAAAGGTCGTTGTGCTCATGAATTTATTCTGGATTGCAGGGAGTTTAAGCACTCTGTTGGAGTTGAAGTAGAGGATATTGCAAAAAGACTGATGGACTATGGTTTCCATGCTCCGACAGTTTCATTCCCTGTGCCAGGAACACTTATGATTGAACCTACAGAAAGTGAGTCTAAAGAAGAGCTAGACAGATTCTGTGAGGCAATGATTCAGATAAGAGAGGAAATCAGGGAAATAGAAAACGGAAAAGCTGATAAAGTCAACAATGTACTTAAGCATGCTCCTCATACAGCAGAGGTCATCATGGCTGATAATTGGACAAGGCCATATACAAGAGAGAAAGCAGCATTCCCGATTGAATGGATCAGACAGAGAAAGTTCTGGCCTTCTGTAAGCAGAATAGATAATGCTTATGGTGATAGAAATCTTGTTTGTACTTGCCTGCCGGTTGAAGACTATGCTTCACACGAAGAGGTGGTTCAATAG
- a CDS encoding M28 family peptidase: MNRLLIIFSLFTLLNQAFAQVTTYEKTITANDLSRHLHILASDSLEGRETGMAGQKKAAEYIKNHFQQLGLQPPVTTPDGQKSYFQKFILVKRSWGDVYLKVGKEKKVFLKDFYAYGDIKVPKEIKVPVVFGGYGINTADYSDYRNQDLKGKAVIIFMGEPVKDGKSLVTGTAKASDWGNDWRKKASEARKLGAQEVFIIVGNNFTDYETRLNQLKSHIAQPYLSFSHKLRGGSALFISTKLAAEMLKTTEEKLLTQKEEIAKAGNDYKSPFKPAKLSYKADVVESAVETENVLGLIEGTDKKDEVVILTAHYDHLGIENGKIHYGADDDGSGTAALLEIAEAFALAKKNGQGPRRSVLIMPVTAEEKGLMGSEFYTDHPVFPLNKTVANLNVDMIGRLDEDHANNENYVYIIGSDRLSTDLHTINENANKNGVQLELDYKFNRFDDPNRFYYRSDHYNFAKNNIPVIFYFSGVHKDYHQPTDTVDKILFDKAAKITKLIFATAWELANREETIKVDGGKK, from the coding sequence ATGAACAGATTACTCATTATTTTCAGTCTTTTTACCTTGTTGAACCAGGCCTTTGCCCAGGTTACAACCTATGAGAAAACCATTACAGCCAATGACCTTTCCAGACATCTTCACATTCTGGCTTCTGACAGCCTGGAAGGAAGAGAAACCGGGATGGCAGGTCAAAAGAAGGCTGCTGAATATATCAAAAACCACTTTCAACAACTTGGTTTACAACCTCCTGTAACAACTCCGGATGGACAGAAATCTTACTTTCAGAAGTTTATCCTGGTAAAGAGATCCTGGGGTGATGTATATCTGAAAGTCGGAAAGGAAAAGAAAGTTTTTCTTAAAGACTTCTATGCCTACGGAGATATAAAAGTTCCTAAGGAGATAAAAGTTCCCGTTGTCTTCGGAGGATATGGAATTAATACTGCAGATTATTCAGACTACAGAAATCAGGATTTAAAAGGAAAGGCTGTCATAATATTTATGGGGGAACCGGTAAAAGACGGAAAATCTCTGGTAACAGGCACAGCAAAAGCATCTGACTGGGGCAACGATTGGAGGAAAAAAGCATCCGAAGCAAGAAAACTGGGCGCTCAGGAAGTCTTCATTATAGTAGGAAATAATTTTACTGATTATGAAACAAGACTGAATCAACTTAAAAGTCACATAGCTCAACCATACCTTAGTTTTTCACATAAACTAAGAGGAGGAAGTGCCTTGTTTATCAGCACCAAGCTTGCAGCAGAGATGCTCAAAACAACTGAGGAAAAACTTTTGACTCAGAAGGAAGAAATAGCAAAAGCAGGTAATGATTACAAATCTCCGTTTAAGCCGGCAAAACTTTCATATAAAGCAGATGTGGTTGAATCGGCAGTAGAGACTGAAAATGTACTTGGCTTAATAGAAGGAACAGACAAAAAAGATGAAGTAGTAATACTTACTGCTCATTATGACCATCTGGGAATTGAAAATGGAAAAATTCATTATGGAGCAGACGATGATGGTAGTGGAACTGCTGCCCTTCTGGAGATAGCAGAGGCTTTTGCACTTGCGAAGAAAAACGGACAAGGGCCGAGAAGGAGTGTACTAATAATGCCTGTAACAGCTGAGGAGAAAGGCCTTATGGGATCAGAGTTTTACACAGATCATCCTGTTTTCCCTCTTAACAAAACTGTTGCTAACCTTAATGTAGACATGATCGGAAGATTGGATGAAGACCATGCCAATAATGAAAACTATGTCTATATCATTGGCAGTGACCGGCTTTCTACAGACCTTCATACAATTAATGAAAATGCCAATAAAAACGGAGTTCAGTTAGAACTGGATTATAAGTTTAACAGATTTGATGACCCTAACAGGTTTTACTACAGATCCGACCACTATAACTTTGCAAAAAACAACATTCCTGTTATATTTTATTTTAGCGGAGTACATAAAGATTATCACCAACCTACAGACACAGTAGATAAAATTCTATTTGACAAAGCTGCCAAGATAACAAAATTGATTTTTGCTACGGCATGGGAACTTGCCAACAGAGAGGAAACGATTAAAGTTGACGGAGGGAAGAAATAA